Within the Myxococcus virescens genome, the region CCCTGCGCGTAGAAGATGCCCGTCGGCAGTCGCAGGACGGTATGCAGGTCGCACTTGTCCATGAGGTCGGCGCGGATCTCCTGGCCGACGTTTTCCTCAAAGAGCACGTTGTCTGGGACAACGATGGCCGCGCGACCAGCGGACTTCAGGCCCCGATAGACATGTTCCAGGAACGCGAGCTGCTTGTTCGAGGTCGGGAACGTGAAATCGTCGCGCTCGGGTTTGCCGCCGCCCTTCTTGGTTCCAAACGGCGGGTTCGTGATGATGATGTCTGCCCTCGGCAAGTCGCGCCCGACTGGCGAGAGCGTGTCGCCGAGGATCAGCTCACCCTCGAGGCCATGCAACGCCATGTTCATCAGGGCCAGACGACGGGTCTCCGGAACAAGTTCCACCCCGTAGAACGCCTTCTTCCGCTGGAACTCCTGCCGCTTTGGATCGGCGAGGTCGAAGTAGTTGTCGGTCTGGGCGCGGACGTACCTGTCGGCGGCGATCAGGAACCCGCCCGTGCCAGCGGCAGGGTCCTGCACGGTCTCACCGGGCTGCGGCTTCAGCACGGAGACGATCGCGTCCACGAGGGGCCTGGGCGTGAAGTACTGCCCCGCCCCGGACTTCACCTCGGTGGCGTTCTTCTCCAGGAGTCCTTCATAGAGGTCCCCCAAGTTCTCCCGATCCACCCCGTACCAATCGAGTGCATCAAGGGCCTTCACGAGCGCGTTCAGGTTCTTCGGGTGGCGAAGAGCCGTACTTGCGTTCGCGTAGATGTCCTGGACGCGCGTGCTTCCATGGGTGCCGAGATGGAGGAGTAGTTCTCGGTAGAACCGCAACTGCTCCATGCCCTCTCGCCGGGCAAGGTCATCCCAACGGTATCCCTTGGGGAGCTGCTCCTCCCGCTTCGTCTCCTTCGCCATCTTCAAGAACAGCACGAAGGCCAGCTCGGCAACGTACTGGTGGTAGGTGACTCCGTCCTCGCGGAGGAGCGAGCAGAGGTTCCAAAGCTTCTGTACAAGGTCGTTCGCGTTCGTATTCATCCCGTCGCCTTGTCACCTTGTTGCCAGAGGGCGGCGCTCAAGTCAGCAAGGACCTGTTCCAGCCGGCCCTCGAAGACCTTGTTGATGTGGCCAAAGCCGCCGCTGGCCTCGAACTGACCTCGGTCGAGTGCCTCCTTGTCCATGACGGTCTCGACCTTGAGCTGCTTGGCGATCCGCTCCAGCCACTTCCGTTGCGGCGGCGTCCAGGACTTCGACTCCAGCACCTTGCGGAGGGCACGATCCACACGCTCGGAGTACGGAACCAGCGCTTCTCCCAACGCCCGCTGGCGAATGAAGCCAATGATGGAGGCAGCGATGTCCTGGTTCGTCATGTCTCTCCAGGCTGTCTGGAGCGAGGTCTCGTTGTAGCCCGCGCTGTCGAGCGCGAGCTTGAGCTCCTTGAGCTGCTGCCGCGTCAGCTCGCGAGGGCGCTGGCAGACCACCATCAGCGCCGGCAACACGTTCTGGTTCTCCCGGATGAAGGTCTCGAACTCGTCCAGGTAGTCCTTCGGTCTTACACGGCCCGGCCCATAGCCCCGCTCCACGGCCCTCAGGCTGTCCTCATGGCTGCTCACGTAAAGACGCGGCCCTGGGCCCGTCGTGGCGTCGAGGACTTCTCCAATCTGCTGGTGCGCCGAGAACCAGGCGGCCACTTCGGCTGGGGACTTCTCGCGGAGCAGGGTCAACAGGTCAGCGACGGGCATTCCAGCCGCTGCCTCGAAGGAGTCTGCGGACGCCCCCTCCAAGAGGCGGCGCTTGCGCCGCAGCTTCACCACGAGTTGATCGATGACCTGCCGTTGTGAGGACTCCTCCTTGAGACGAAGCACTTCCTCGATGAGCCGAGCGAATGTGAAGGACGGGTTCACGACGACGGGCTTCATCGACGTGAATGGCTCCAGCGCATCGTAAAGCTCCACGGCGTCGAAAATCCGGAACACCTCCTTGCCGATATCGTCGCAGCGGCGAGTGCCACGCCCCAGCATCTGTTCGTACAGGATGCGGCTCTTCACCCTCCGCAGGAACACGAGGTTCACGATGGGCGGCACGTCGATGCCCGTGGTGAGCAAGTCCACGGTGACGGCAATGCTCGGTTGCTTCTCATTCTTGAAGCGGCGGATGAGCTGAAGCGGCTTGTCCGAGCTGCCGGTGATCTTCATCACGGCGTTGTCATCGACGCCGCCATATTGCGCGTCCAGCGCCTTCTTCAACGCCGCGACCACGATGTCCGCGTGCTGGTCCGTGGCGCAGAAGACCAAGGTCTTTCCGTCAGCGGAAGGCTCAATCTGCCGGGCCAGCTCCTCGCAGACCACCCGGTTGAAGTTCTCTGTGACGACCCGCGTGTTGAACGACTCCACATCGAAGGACAGCTCGTCCTTCACGTGAATGAGATCGAGCTGCTGGGTCTCGGTGTTGTAGGCCGGAACCTCCTCCCCCACGGCCCAGTGGATGCCTCCGTCGGAGAGCTCCGTGCTGATGCGGATCGGCGGCTCATGGTCCACGAGCCAGCCATCGATGACGGCTTCCGGGTAGCTATACGTGTACACCGGCGCGCCGAAGATCTGCGTGGTGTGCAGCGCCGGCGTCGCCGTCAGACCAATCTTCACGGCGTCGAAGTAGTCGAGGACGCGACGGTACGTGCTGATGTAGTCATCCTGGCTTCGGAAGCTCAGCTCCGCGTCGCTCATCTCCCGGTCAAGCGTGTAGCCACGATGGCACTCGTCCACGACGATACAGTCGTAGTCGTCCACCGTTAGCCGCTCCGCGTCGTCGCTGTAGAGGAGCCGCTTCACCATCCCCTGGACCGTGGCGAAGTGGAGCTTCGTCTCGGGGTCCGGCCGGACATCCTCAAGGCCCTTCACGTTGAAGATGTCG harbors:
- a CDS encoding N-6 DNA methylase, translating into MNTNANDLVQKLWNLCSLLREDGVTYHQYVAELAFVLFLKMAKETKREEQLPKGYRWDDLARREGMEQLRFYRELLLHLGTHGSTRVQDIYANASTALRHPKNLNALVKALDALDWYGVDRENLGDLYEGLLEKNATEVKSGAGQYFTPRPLVDAIVSVLKPQPGETVQDPAAGTGGFLIAADRYVRAQTDNYFDLADPKRQEFQRKKAFYGVELVPETRRLALMNMALHGLEGELILGDTLSPVGRDLPRADIIITNPPFGTKKGGGKPERDDFTFPTSNKQLAFLEHVYRGLKSAGRAAIVVPDNVLFEENVGQEIRADLMDKCDLHTVLRLPTGIFYAQGVKTNVLFFTRGQTDKGNTKAVWFYDMRTNAPAYGKRTPFLREHFTDFEKAFGADAYGKSRRKDQGAEGRFRKFSREEIKTRGDNLDVLWLKDEGQGNGDDLPEPAVLAEEIRQQLQTALMHIGELGSLLEADSMETK
- the hsdR gene encoding type I restriction-modification system endonuclease, with amino-acid sequence MSALQPRSSNFEFLRSHDPLLVALGAQAERYFTEDPTTCLMKLRQFAEVLAQRAAANLGLLASSNQSQVDLIRALDSRGALTAEVRQVLHDLRRTGNAAAHEVRGTHSQALHGLKLARALAIWFHRSFGDDRGFSPGPFIPPPDPTLETKALAQELERLRSELAQAKLGAEAAQAAAAEESRRRLSAEERARRDAEDREVWQALAEEAEAKLKGRLDAAQIQAEATPTRQLDLMVQQAQAAGASLDLDEADTRQLIDEQLRQVGWEADSQNLTFKAGARPQRGRNLAIAEWPTQSGPADYVLFHGLEVLAVVEAKRRGKDVAGAVQQAKRYSEGYQRQGEEAPPDGPWGKYRVPFLFATNGRPYLRQLETKSGIHFLDARRPTNHPRALVGWYSPSGLRELLQQDRESSEAALRSEPSHYLGLRDYQVKAIHAVEAALETGRRDCLIAMATGTGKTRTFIGLVYRLVKTRRFRRVLFLVDRSALGEQAINAFKHARLEGLQTFTDIFNVKGLEDVRPDPETKLHFATVQGMVKRLLYSDDAERLTVDDYDCIVVDECHRGYTLDREMSDAELSFRSQDDYISTYRRVLDYFDAVKIGLTATPALHTTQIFGAPVYTYSYPEAVIDGWLVDHEPPIRISTELSDGGIHWAVGEEVPAYNTETQQLDLIHVKDELSFDVESFNTRVVTENFNRVVCEELARQIEPSADGKTLVFCATDQHADIVVAALKKALDAQYGGVDDNAVMKITGSSDKPLQLIRRFKNEKQPSIAVTVDLLTTGIDVPPIVNLVFLRRVKSRILYEQMLGRGTRRCDDIGKEVFRIFDAVELYDALEPFTSMKPVVVNPSFTFARLIEEVLRLKEESSQRQVIDQLVVKLRRKRRLLEGASADSFEAAAGMPVADLLTLLREKSPAEVAAWFSAHQQIGEVLDATTGPGPRLYVSSHEDSLRAVERGYGPGRVRPKDYLDEFETFIRENQNVLPALMVVCQRPRELTRQQLKELKLALDSAGYNETSLQTAWRDMTNQDIAASIIGFIRQRALGEALVPYSERVDRALRKVLESKSWTPPQRKWLERIAKQLKVETVMDKEALDRGQFEASGGFGHINKVFEGRLEQVLADLSAALWQQGDKATG